A portion of the Acidisarcina polymorpha genome contains these proteins:
- a CDS encoding LacI family DNA-binding transcriptional regulator, translating to MHLYINVHDDPAKPKAPTLVDVAREAGVSLKIASRVLNGSARVKEEVVNCVRDVMSRLNYRPNELARGLRAQKSAAIEMIVVDSSNPFTASVVKAVHEIARANGYMVVLASSGGYPAAEHFHIVLSERTPTLQDAMEI from the coding sequence TTGCACCTGTACATCAACGTTCATGATGATCCAGCAAAACCGAAGGCACCCACACTTGTTGATGTTGCTCGAGAGGCGGGTGTCTCATTAAAGATAGCCTCACGCGTGCTCAACGGGTCCGCTCGCGTCAAAGAAGAGGTAGTGAATTGTGTTCGTGATGTCATGAGTCGTCTGAATTATCGTCCTAATGAGCTTGCGCGAGGATTAAGAGCACAGAAATCCGCAGCCATCGAAATGATCGTCGTCGATTCGTCCAATCCGTTCACCGCAAGCGTCGTCAAGGCTGTTCATGAGATCGCCCGGGCCAACGGATACATGGTGGTTCTGGCAAGTTCGGGAGGCTATCCTGCCGCTGAACATTTTCACATCGTCCTGTCTGAGCGGACGCCCACGTTGCAAGATGCAATGGAAATATAG
- a CDS encoding MarR family winged helix-turn-helix transcriptional regulator codes for MIAEVLGLNKTDLAGVDFLYSQDGTCTAGELSRATGLTSGSTTALIDRLEKAGYAVREDDPTDRRRQIVRLSDKAHARCEAVYEPIRKEMFKLWSNYNASELELIVRFLTEGVKLHGTGLERLRSTRFDSVARKAQSSPKARKRP; via the coding sequence GTGATCGCCGAAGTCCTCGGCTTGAATAAGACGGATCTCGCTGGGGTCGATTTCCTCTACTCGCAAGACGGGACTTGCACAGCAGGAGAGCTGTCTAGAGCCACGGGACTGACCTCAGGGTCGACGACGGCACTAATTGATCGGCTGGAGAAAGCGGGCTATGCCGTAAGAGAAGATGACCCGACCGACCGCAGGCGGCAGATCGTTCGCCTGAGTGACAAAGCTCATGCTCGCTGCGAAGCGGTTTACGAGCCTATCAGGAAGGAGATGTTCAAACTCTGGTCGAACTATAACGCGTCCGAGCTGGAACTCATCGTGCGGTTCCTCACCGAAGGCGTCAAGCTTCACGGCACCGGCCTTGAGCGTCTGCGCAGTACCCGGTTCGATTCTGTCGCAAGAAAAGCGCAGTCATCACCCAAGGCAAGAAAACGTCCGTAA
- a CDS encoding ester cyclase gives MKLVTETNFFLINSDTIDEFHEADRSYTAFASRPKGVIGMRNIFLIVALLAATAVAHPQSEVKPEKSGDMSAEIANHKQAVTILFEECFSQGHIERLPDVIASDYQGSNGESGPPVLAGIITGIRTYLPDARYTLEDMVAEGDRVAVRWRLEGTQDGPFHGFPATHKHVTTSGMAIFQFKKDRIASSWILNDSLRFMQQIGALPSEIKPPIQPTK, from the coding sequence ATGAAGCTGGTAACTGAGACCAATTTCTTTTTGATCAACTCCGACACAATCGACGAATTCCACGAGGCGGACCGAAGCTACACTGCATTTGCCAGTCGACCGAAAGGGGTGATCGGCATGCGCAACATCTTCCTAATCGTCGCTCTGCTGGCGGCAACCGCAGTCGCTCACCCGCAAAGTGAAGTCAAGCCGGAAAAGAGTGGAGACATGTCTGCTGAAATTGCGAATCACAAACAAGCCGTCACGATACTGTTTGAAGAATGCTTCAGCCAGGGCCATATCGAGCGTTTGCCAGATGTGATTGCCTCAGACTACCAGGGATCGAACGGAGAAAGCGGCCCACCTGTATTAGCAGGCATAATCACCGGAATTCGCACTTATCTCCCGGATGCTCGCTACACATTGGAAGATATGGTCGCGGAGGGTGACCGGGTGGCTGTTCGCTGGCGGCTGGAAGGAACACAGGACGGCCCGTTTCACGGGTTTCCAGCGACGCACAAACATGTCACAACCTCCGGGATGGCCATCTTTCAATTCAAAAAAGATCGGATCGCAAGTTCGTGGATTTTGAACGATTCACTTCGATTTATGCAACAGATCGGAGCCCTGCCAAGTGAAATCAAGCCTCCGATACAGCCCACAAAGTAA
- a CDS encoding TIM-barrel domain-containing protein, producing MITRRSAREVCFGIVTFLVGIQFSAAQSSISSSNGARDAPKNVPAPLVIVRPAIVPGVFHVVVDALPDAAVPPASPFVVAPSESVPPLVGDHSSGTLTGDPADISNPLVLKSPAGNILLTLKSVASDRASTTFTFEHDPHDRFYGNGNESENHAGPLVHTSGKQVVVNGATTVPYIWSPSGYGILVANDIFDVNRHIVWSDFNGTLTWTVPDEFADIYLIAAADSAGVLGDYARLTGSAPIPPRWTFGFMLSRWGYKDASDVQDKWQEFRDRKIPVDAFIYDYDWYVNDWQFNPATFPDPATNLAKMNEMNLHFVGIRKPRVEGVHADYAKGQGWAIPAPFGTDVRFDITRARAWWWNHQLPLLKTGVDGWWNDEAEQAYDEFFYMSQQQYLGGRAASSNRQWSINRAFSPGLQHYGAAVWTGDINSDWETFREQPGTLLNWTLAGMPYVSQDSGGFQSTPTPELYTRWIEEAVFVPIMRAHGTHNSPRWPWAFGDAGLAAMTKAIDLRYRLIPYIYTLADANYRTGLPPMRPLFLEFPDDRATWSLNDEWMLGDRVLAAPVLKMGGERKVYLPAGGWFDGNTGKAVAGGQMLDLSPVPLDVIPFYVRAGTILPMGPVTQSTAEAEDPLEMRIYPGANAAFSLYEDDGNTYSYETGSFTRIPMQWDDRRRKLTISDRQGSYPGMLTTRHLVIALPDGSKKQVTYMGNKLTVRCGKGLRRTQGE from the coding sequence ATGATCACTCGACGCAGCGCTCGCGAAGTTTGTTTTGGCATTGTCACTTTTTTGGTTGGAATCCAGTTCTCTGCCGCACAGAGCAGCATTTCAAGCAGCAATGGAGCCCGCGATGCCCCTAAGAACGTCCCCGCGCCCCTCGTGATCGTACGTCCGGCCATTGTGCCAGGTGTCTTTCACGTCGTGGTGGATGCGTTGCCCGACGCAGCAGTGCCGCCGGCGAGCCCCTTCGTCGTCGCACCAAGCGAGTCGGTTCCGCCTCTCGTTGGAGACCATTCCTCCGGGACGCTGACGGGTGATCCAGCAGATATATCGAATCCGCTTGTTCTAAAGTCGCCTGCAGGCAACATATTGCTGACGCTGAAGAGCGTCGCCTCGGACAGAGCCTCGACGACCTTCACATTCGAGCACGATCCGCATGACCGATTTTACGGCAATGGCAATGAAAGTGAAAACCATGCCGGGCCGCTCGTTCACACCTCCGGCAAACAGGTAGTCGTAAATGGCGCCACCACCGTACCTTATATCTGGTCGCCGTCCGGCTATGGCATATTGGTGGCCAACGATATTTTCGACGTCAATCGGCATATTGTATGGTCGGATTTCAACGGAACCCTAACCTGGACGGTGCCTGACGAGTTCGCCGACATCTACCTGATTGCTGCGGCGGACAGCGCGGGTGTGCTCGGCGACTACGCCCGTCTAACTGGATCGGCGCCCATCCCTCCCCGATGGACTTTCGGGTTCATGCTCAGCCGGTGGGGATACAAAGATGCCAGCGACGTACAGGACAAATGGCAGGAATTCCGCGACCGAAAAATACCCGTCGATGCTTTCATATACGACTACGATTGGTATGTAAACGACTGGCAGTTCAATCCCGCGACTTTTCCCGACCCTGCTACCAATCTCGCGAAGATGAATGAGATGAACCTGCATTTTGTCGGTATCCGAAAACCGCGCGTCGAGGGCGTCCACGCCGACTACGCCAAGGGCCAGGGTTGGGCTATTCCAGCACCCTTCGGGACGGACGTGCGCTTCGATATTACGCGTGCGCGTGCCTGGTGGTGGAACCATCAACTACCGCTGCTGAAGACAGGTGTCGACGGCTGGTGGAACGACGAGGCCGAACAAGCTTACGATGAATTTTTCTACATGTCGCAGCAGCAGTATCTAGGAGGCCGCGCAGCGAGCTCGAACCGGCAGTGGTCGATCAACCGAGCGTTTTCTCCTGGCTTGCAGCACTATGGCGCAGCGGTATGGACTGGGGACATCAACTCCGATTGGGAGACGTTTCGCGAGCAGCCGGGAACCCTTCTCAACTGGACTTTGGCAGGGATGCCTTACGTCTCCCAAGATTCCGGTGGATTTCAGAGTACCCCCACGCCGGAGCTCTACACGCGCTGGATCGAAGAGGCGGTCTTCGTCCCAATAATGCGTGCGCACGGCACTCACAACTCTCCGCGATGGCCCTGGGCTTTTGGCGACGCCGGGCTCGCGGCGATGACAAAAGCGATCGATCTGCGCTATCGGCTCATTCCTTATATCTACACGCTTGCTGATGCAAACTATCGCACCGGCCTGCCGCCGATGCGACCTCTGTTCCTGGAGTTTCCGGACGACCGGGCAACGTGGTCGTTGAATGACGAGTGGATGCTAGGCGATCGGGTGCTGGCCGCGCCTGTGCTGAAAATGGGCGGCGAACGCAAGGTTTATCTGCCGGCAGGCGGCTGGTTCGACGGAAATACGGGCAAGGCCGTAGCCGGAGGGCAAATGCTGGATCTTTCTCCAGTTCCACTGGACGTCATTCCGTTTTACGTGCGCGCAGGCACTATATTACCTATGGGTCCAGTGACGCAGTCGACAGCAGAAGCCGAGGATCCGCTCGAGATGCGCATCTATCCTGGAGCCAACGCGGCCTTCTCGCTCTACGAAGACGATGGCAATACCTATAGTTACGAGACAGGCTCCTTCACTCGCATTCCAATGCAATGGGACGACCGCAGACGCAAACTTACCATAAGCGATAGACAAGGTTCCTATCCGGGGATGCTGACTACACGCCACTTAGTAATCGCGCTCCCCGACGGCAGCAAGAAACAAGTGACCTATATGGGAAACAAACTGACTGTGCGATGCGGCAAGGGCCTACGAAGAACACAAGGAGAATAG
- a CDS encoding RICIN domain-containing protein: MKHIRVVLHTLTFACAAVSCLLPARPAHAQITEIPNEANPAMAAYNAGFLVQANGQTFYTNGYQQGTVADVEGGWTGDQDLYVLEDRYEYTHNINDLNLINAALTSMLTSPSWLGNGGYITEDYEPAGVTPSNPCTANCPDGWNDDIGWTTALYARGYLYTGNQAYLTEAEKGWTFVMDGRPGDSNGGGWNSQYGGITETNFDQGNCQVSNSNFVYAGVWLYEATGNTTYLNGAEAIYAWERKYLVNTTGSTINNSQGTWLPWQVMGCTSDPQGDVSTYANDNVFDNGGVIYAATELYRVTGNQQYYNDALGIINHVYGEYNPTANPPQPLSTDNPISNTANYNNQYMPQNYVFTRALSNFLTVASGWWSSPYATWELNNALDAWNIRNSQDLMWNTWNQQTPVLNTPTSGEQEPGAMDVSSGDAIWQQFPPPTMNLAGTYEIQNVNSGLALNVSGASTANGAEVIQYPFSSGQNNSLWTLVPTSGGYYHINNVNSGMVLNVSAGGPGGSGINGAAIIQWSAQGMIPGNDQWMPVQNSDGTFSFYNLYSKQALDVPGASTASTTQLDQWFANGTPAQKFNLIQPSLNLSGTYEIRNANSGLAVNVFGGSTSNGAEIIQWPFSGGATNAEWRFVSASPGYYRIQNVNSGLYLNVTGASTAFGAPIVQWSTSETNNDQWRIVQNSNGTYSFYNAYSTEALDVPGASTTSGTQLDQYGENGTPAQQFNLISQ; encoded by the coding sequence ATGAAACATATACGCGTGGTACTTCACACCCTGACATTTGCTTGCGCGGCCGTATCGTGCTTGCTCCCGGCTAGGCCCGCGCATGCTCAGATAACTGAAATTCCAAACGAAGCCAACCCAGCTATGGCTGCTTACAATGCCGGTTTCTTGGTTCAGGCCAACGGGCAGACTTTCTATACAAATGGTTACCAGCAAGGCACAGTGGCTGATGTCGAAGGAGGTTGGACAGGCGACCAGGACCTTTATGTGCTTGAAGATCGGTATGAATACACGCACAATATAAACGACTTGAACCTCATCAACGCAGCGTTAACTTCAATGCTTACCAGCCCCTCATGGCTTGGCAACGGCGGCTATATTACCGAGGACTACGAGCCTGCCGGAGTCACGCCGTCCAATCCGTGCACAGCCAACTGCCCCGATGGTTGGAACGATGATATCGGATGGACCACGGCTTTATACGCCCGTGGCTATCTGTATACGGGAAATCAGGCTTACTTAACAGAAGCCGAGAAAGGCTGGACCTTTGTCATGGACGGCCGTCCGGGCGACTCCAACGGTGGAGGGTGGAACTCCCAGTATGGCGGTATTACCGAGACAAACTTCGATCAAGGAAACTGCCAGGTCAGCAATTCGAATTTCGTTTACGCCGGCGTCTGGCTGTACGAGGCCACCGGAAATACGACATACCTCAATGGCGCTGAAGCGATCTACGCTTGGGAGCGCAAGTATCTGGTTAATACTACGGGCAGCACCATCAACAACTCGCAAGGAACCTGGTTGCCATGGCAGGTTATGGGATGTACGAGCGATCCGCAAGGCGATGTGTCAACTTACGCAAATGACAACGTTTTTGATAACGGAGGCGTCATCTACGCGGCAACCGAACTCTACCGCGTGACCGGTAACCAGCAGTACTACAATGATGCGTTGGGGATCATCAACCACGTCTACGGCGAATATAATCCCACCGCGAATCCCCCTCAGCCTCTCAGCACGGATAACCCTATCAGCAACACGGCTAACTATAATAACCAATACATGCCCCAGAACTACGTCTTTACGCGTGCTCTGAGCAACTTCCTTACAGTTGCGAGTGGATGGTGGAGTTCTCCGTACGCCACGTGGGAGCTAAACAATGCCCTGGACGCGTGGAACATTCGCAACAGCCAGGATCTTATGTGGAATACCTGGAACCAGCAGACGCCCGTGCTAAACACACCGACAAGTGGGGAACAAGAGCCTGGCGCTATGGATGTGAGCTCCGGCGACGCTATATGGCAGCAATTTCCTCCTCCCACGATGAACCTGGCCGGCACCTATGAGATCCAAAACGTCAACAGCGGATTGGCGCTCAATGTCTCTGGAGCCTCGACCGCGAACGGAGCGGAGGTGATTCAGTATCCTTTCTCCAGCGGACAGAACAATTCTCTGTGGACCCTTGTCCCGACCAGCGGCGGCTATTACCACATCAACAATGTCAACAGCGGCATGGTTTTAAATGTCTCGGCAGGCGGTCCAGGCGGCTCGGGGATCAACGGAGCGGCAATCATCCAGTGGTCGGCGCAGGGCATGATTCCGGGAAACGACCAATGGATGCCGGTGCAGAACTCGGACGGAACATTCTCCTTCTATAACCTTTATAGCAAGCAGGCCTTGGACGTGCCCGGGGCGAGCACCGCGAGCACAACGCAACTAGATCAGTGGTTTGCCAACGGCACGCCGGCGCAGAAGTTCAACCTCATTCAACCGAGCCTTAACCTGTCTGGAACCTATGAAATCCGGAACGCCAACAGCGGTCTGGCAGTGAATGTTTTCGGCGGCTCAACCTCCAACGGGGCAGAGATCATTCAGTGGCCTTTCAGCGGCGGAGCCACAAACGCGGAGTGGAGATTCGTTTCCGCAAGCCCCGGCTACTATCGGATACAGAATGTAAACAGTGGCCTTTACTTAAACGTGACAGGAGCTTCAACAGCATTCGGTGCTCCCATTGTCCAATGGAGTACGTCGGAAACTAACAACGACCAGTGGAGAATAGTGCAAAACTCCAACGGAACATATTCGTTCTACAACGCATACAGCACAGAGGCGCTCGATGTTCCCGGGGCAAGCACTACAAGCGGCACCCAACTCGACCAATATGGGGAAAATGGCACTCCTGCACAGCAGTTCAACTTGATTAGCCAATAA
- a CDS encoding antibiotic biosynthesis monooxygenase family protein: MKPVTQINVLSIKPEKIDEFFEADRSYIASASLPKGLIGSRLYRSLDGKSAVRVSQYESVEAHKEYHHSEVLRQQIDLLRTFVESSSPGFYEEAYTTGDFK, encoded by the coding sequence ATGAAGCCGGTAACACAAATCAATGTCCTTTCGATCAAACCCGAAAAAATCGACGAATTCTTCGAGGCGGACCGGAGCTACATTGCGTCGGCCAGTCTGCCGAAGGGCTTGATCGGTAGCCGACTGTACAGAAGTCTGGATGGCAAATCAGCTGTGCGGGTGAGCCAGTACGAATCTGTCGAAGCCCACAAGGAGTATCACCATAGCGAGGTTCTTCGGCAGCAGATCGACCTGCTGCGCACCTTCGTTGAGTCCTCGAGCCCCGGCTTTTATGAGGAGGCTTACACCACTGGCGATTTCAAATAG
- a CDS encoding SDR family NAD(P)-dependent oxidoreductase, protein MDLRLNGKRALVTGSTSGIGEQIAKTLAGEGVRVVVHGRRKPEADRVVQEIAAAGGMAIAAIGDLGSDEETAKVVNVSLSAFGNIDILVNNAGAFPMKPWLLSIAAEWLDLYNSNVGSVVRLVTQLVPAMVERKWGRVVMLGSFLGPMPGPPVAIYGTTKAANIAQAVSLAKELGGTGLTANTVSPGPIRTPGMEAGAREMMTSQGQEYSFDTFEQFYVQQTRLPAGRIGSPIDIANMVAYLSSPLADFITGANLRVDGGMMPTTN, encoded by the coding sequence ATGGATCTACGGCTGAATGGGAAGCGTGCTTTGGTCACAGGCAGTACAAGCGGAATTGGGGAACAGATCGCGAAAACTCTTGCCGGGGAAGGTGTTCGGGTTGTTGTTCATGGCAGGCGAAAGCCCGAAGCGGATCGCGTGGTGCAGGAGATCGCAGCGGCAGGAGGAATGGCCATCGCCGCCATCGGCGATCTTGGAAGCGATGAGGAAACGGCTAAGGTCGTAAACGTCTCCTTGTCAGCCTTTGGCAATATCGACATCCTCGTCAACAACGCCGGGGCATTTCCCATGAAGCCATGGCTGCTATCGATTGCAGCTGAGTGGCTCGATCTGTACAACTCAAATGTGGGCTCGGTCGTACGGCTGGTCACGCAGCTTGTTCCCGCGATGGTGGAGCGCAAGTGGGGCCGGGTCGTGATGTTGGGCAGCTTCCTTGGCCCGATGCCAGGTCCGCCTGTTGCTATTTACGGTACAACGAAGGCTGCCAACATCGCCCAAGCTGTTTCTTTAGCAAAGGAACTTGGCGGGACCGGCTTGACGGCAAACACAGTCAGCCCAGGACCCATCCGAACACCGGGGATGGAAGCTGGGGCACGGGAGATGATGACCTCACAGGGACAGGAGTACAGCTTTGACACGTTCGAGCAGTTCTATGTGCAGCAAACGCGTCTGCCGGCCGGCAGGATAGGCTCACCGATAGACATTGCAAACATGGTTGCTTATCTATCAAGTCCTCTAGCTGACTTCATCACAGGTGCCAACTTACGCGTTGATGGCGGCATGATGCCGACAACGAACTAA
- a CDS encoding DoxX family protein produces the protein MTTKSLNLTYWITTSTFCLMMAASGVLYLTSIGFKERFAHLGFPSYFRVELALFKLAGVAVLLLPFPRFLKEWAFAGFFIVLLSAFIAHLASGDGPKKAMAPVSMTVLLAVSYMVFSMMGRK, from the coding sequence ATGACTACGAAATCGCTCAATCTCACCTACTGGATCACAACGTCGACATTTTGCTTAATGATGGCGGCGTCTGGTGTGCTCTACCTGACAAGCATCGGCTTCAAAGAAAGATTCGCGCACCTAGGCTTTCCATCTTATTTCCGAGTTGAGCTCGCCCTCTTCAAACTCGCCGGCGTAGCCGTGTTGCTCCTTCCATTTCCTCGGTTCCTTAAGGAATGGGCATTTGCGGGATTCTTCATTGTTCTGCTGTCTGCATTCATCGCACACCTGGCGAGTGGGGATGGCCCCAAGAAAGCAATGGCACCCGTGTCCATGACGGTTCTCTTAGCCGTCTCGTACATGGTCTTCAGCATGATGGGTCGTAAGTAA
- a CDS encoding LysR family transcriptional regulator — MSLSQIDLNLLLVLDTVLSERSVVRAVQHLHVTPSAVSNSLARLRSLLGDPLVIRSGRGIVPTPHAASLAPALKRALSEL, encoded by the coding sequence GTGAGCCTATCTCAAATCGATCTGAATCTCCTTCTGGTCCTGGACACGGTGCTTTCGGAGCGCAGCGTCGTGCGCGCGGTGCAGCATCTTCACGTGACGCCGTCGGCTGTCAGCAACTCACTCGCACGTCTTCGCTCCTTGCTCGGGGATCCTCTCGTGATCCGGAGTGGCCGCGGAATCGTTCCAACGCCGCATGCGGCGAGCCTCGCGCCAGCCCTCAAGCGCGCTTTAAGCGAACTCTAA
- a CDS encoding DUF2141 domain-containing protein, producing the protein MIRARFLGKPMSLFLVLSLLCTVPLPAQSPNPATLTIHIINARNAKGVMRVALFHSPEGFPGDSSKALRTQPAKIDPQTLNAQAVFSGVPQGTYAVMVFHDENNDGKLDKNMLGIPREGFGASNSAAKKMHAPVFDEAKFSLTSDQSVEVKLIY; encoded by the coding sequence ATGATAAGAGCAAGGTTTCTCGGTAAGCCCATGTCTCTATTTCTGGTTCTGTCGTTGTTATGCACGGTGCCGCTCCCGGCGCAATCGCCGAACCCGGCCACCTTGACCATTCACATCATCAACGCCCGGAACGCGAAGGGAGTGATGCGAGTCGCATTGTTCCACAGCCCCGAAGGTTTTCCCGGAGATTCATCTAAGGCGCTCCGCACGCAACCCGCGAAGATCGATCCTCAGACACTGAACGCTCAAGCTGTCTTCTCTGGGGTGCCGCAGGGCACCTATGCAGTCATGGTGTTTCACGATGAAAACAATGATGGCAAGCTTGACAAGAACATGCTCGGGATTCCAAGAGAGGGTTTTGGCGCTTCCAACAGCGCTGCCAAGAAGATGCATGCACCTGTGTTCGATGAGGCCAAGTTCTCTCTCACCTCCGATCAAAGCGTTGAAGTCAAGCTGATCTATTGA
- a CDS encoding type 1 glutamine amidotransferase domain-containing protein, which yields MRTLLSSILTVKRLVCQDVALLMYDSCRSHDDAGRCEWVRPPITPHNSLAGVPDPQETSPTSAALIYRWAPRTAQRTFPRSHRSGIHMTSLKGKRIAILSTDGFEQVELTEPRKALDCRGATTVVISPKGGEIRGWKLTDWGDNVPVDQLLEESDAQEFDALLLPGGVINPDKLRINPKAVKFVAEFVAFGKLIAAICHGPWTLIETGVVKGKTMTSWSSVKSDLVNAGANSVDQEVVVDGHLITSRQPDDIPAFSKQSSSSSAETRHNTRLESKLDGMTNRNARGNRLNADGTRKTSRDGRDAIAASSPPLWIGRLEPSRPAEAWRIRCNRGCNQNGAQ from the coding sequence ATGCGTACTCTCCTGTCGTCTATCTTGACGGTCAAGAGACTTGTCTGTCAAGATGTAGCATTGCTGATGTACGACAGCTGCAGATCACATGATGATGCTGGACGATGTGAATGGGTTCGGCCACCTATTACTCCGCATAATTCGTTGGCAGGAGTGCCCGATCCGCAAGAAACGTCTCCCACCTCGGCTGCCCTGATCTATAGATGGGCACCGCGCACCGCGCAAAGGACCTTTCCAAGGTCCCACAGATCGGGCATTCATATGACTTCGTTAAAAGGGAAAAGAATCGCGATACTCTCAACCGATGGATTCGAGCAAGTGGAACTCACAGAACCGCGCAAGGCCTTGGATTGCCGCGGCGCGACCACGGTGGTAATTTCGCCGAAGGGTGGTGAGATCAGGGGTTGGAAGCTCACTGACTGGGGTGACAACGTTCCAGTGGACCAATTGCTCGAGGAGTCCGATGCGCAGGAGTTTGACGCACTCCTACTGCCGGGCGGTGTCATTAATCCTGACAAGCTGCGGATCAATCCAAAGGCCGTGAAGTTCGTTGCTGAGTTCGTTGCCTTCGGAAAACTGATTGCCGCGATCTGCCATGGCCCTTGGACACTCATTGAAACCGGCGTGGTCAAAGGCAAGACCATGACCTCGTGGTCATCGGTTAAATCCGACCTTGTCAACGCGGGCGCTAACTCGGTCGATCAGGAAGTCGTAGTGGATGGTCACTTAATCACCAGCCGCCAACCTGACGACATACCTGCGTTCAGTAAGCAATCATCGAGTTCCTCAGCCGAGACGCGTCACAACACGCGGCTTGAATCCAAACTGGACGGGATGACTAACCGAAACGCGCGAGGCAATCGTCTTAATGCGGACGGAACGAGGAAAACCAGCCGTGATGGCCGTGATGCGATAGCGGCCAGTTCGCCCCCCCTCTGGATCGGGCGACTTGAGCCGTCGCGACCTGCTGAAGCTTGGCGCATCCGTTGCAATCGCGGCTGCAACCAGAACGGCGCACAGTGA
- a CDS encoding LysR substrate-binding domain-containing protein yields the protein MMPLYKESSVLAARRGNPHTSGRITKSRLAALQHVDVQIAPGRGYSELAQAYMRLGIDRRVAVTVPNFIAAAVVIAKTDLVATIPSTLMELLGERFGLRVIVGPLPKIVTQIKLVWHERTDNDPAMQAFREVVARAVLKSLGKAEQR from the coding sequence ATGATGCCGCTGTACAAAGAGAGCAGCGTCCTGGCCGCGCGTCGCGGCAACCCCCATACCAGTGGGCGAATTACGAAATCACGACTCGCTGCGCTTCAGCACGTTGATGTGCAGATAGCACCCGGCCGCGGATATAGTGAGCTTGCCCAAGCCTACATGCGGCTTGGGATCGATCGGAGGGTTGCGGTGACCGTGCCGAACTTTATTGCCGCTGCCGTCGTCATCGCAAAGACAGATCTTGTGGCGACCATTCCGTCAACCCTGATGGAACTTCTCGGAGAGCGATTTGGGCTGCGTGTGATCGTCGGACCTTTGCCAAAGATCGTCACGCAAATCAAGCTCGTCTGGCACGAACGCACAGACAACGATCCAGCGATGCAGGCGTTTCGTGAAGTGGTGGCAAGGGCGGTCTTGAAGTCCCTTGGTAAAGCGGAACAACGATGA